In a single window of the Nilaparvata lugens isolate BPH chromosome 1, ASM1435652v1, whole genome shotgun sequence genome:
- the LOC111056674 gene encoding glycylpeptide N-tetradecanoyltransferase 1 — translation MDMEFEADKKENKDEAQEKDNKPKSSKKKNKRKKATNGVDGEKNLVSTINESEVQAGCNISIQDIRKAMEVFSLQQKPAKTPEEALQKPYQFWSTQPVPKMDEKITVNEPIEVDKKASEIRQEPYSLPAGFQWDTLTLDDPLVLKELYTLLNENYVEDDDSMFRFDYPPQFLKWALQPPGWRKEWHCGVRVTKSGRLVGFISAIPATLNIYKSAQKMVEINFLCVHKKLRLKRVAPVLIREITRRVNQTGIFQAVYTAGVVLPKPIGTCRSVSICVNLELVYYFICVSHMYGNPSISFFVVLLLQYLSRFDLVPLFSEEEFRHWFLPQAGIVDTFVVEKNGELTDMVSFYTLPSTVMHHPVHRTLKAAYSFYNVSVGTQWVDLMGDALISAKNAGFDVFNALDLMENKEFLEPLKFGIGDGNLQYYLYNWRCPSIAPNKIGLVLQ, via the exons ATGGATATGGAATTTGAagctgacaagaaagaaaataaggACGAAGCAcaagaaaaggataataaaccAAAAAG ctcaaaaaagaagaataaacgGAAAAAGGCCACAAATGGCGTAGATggtgaaaaaaatctggtgtccACCATTAATGAGTCTGAGGTCCAAGCGGGATGCAACATATCAATTCAG GATATTCGAAAAGCAATGGAGGTGTTTTCGTTACAACAGAAGCCGGCGAAAACGCCAGAGGAAGCTCTACAGAAGCCCTATCAGTTCTGGAGTACTCAGCCTGTACCAAAGATGG ATGAGAAGATAACAGTGAACGAGCCAATCGAGGTGGACAAGAAGGCATCGGAGATCAGGCAGGAGCCGTACAGCCTCCCCGCCGGCTTCCAGTGGGACACGCTCACCCTGGACGACCCCCTCGTGCTCAAGGAGCTCTACACGCTGCTGAACGAGAACTATGTCGAGGATGACGATAGCATGTTCCGATTCGACTATCCGCCCCAGTTTCTCAAGTG GGCGCTTCAACCCCCCGGGTGGCGGAAAGAGTGGCACTGCGGTGTGAGAGTGACAAAGAGCGGGAGACTAGTCGGATTTATCAGTGCAATACCTGCCACCTTAAATATTTACAAATC AGCTCAGAAGATGGTGGAGATAAACTTTCTGTGTGTGCACAAAAAGCTGCGCCTGAAACGGGTGGCACCTGTTCTGATCAGGGAGATTACCAGGCGGGTCAACCAGACGGGCATTTTCCAGGCGGTCTACACGGCAGGCGTCGTTCTGCCCAAACCTATTGGCACGTGTCGGTCAGTGTCCATTTGTGTCAATTTAGAATTAGTTTACTATTTTATCTgtgtgagtcatatgtatgggaacccttcaataagtttt TTTGTGGTTTTGTTGTTGCAGTACCTGTCTAGATTCGACCTGGTTCCGCTGTTTTCTGAGGAGGAGTTCCGTCATTGGTTCCTGCCACAGGCGGGCATTGTTGACACCTTCGTCGTCGAAAAGAACGGCGAATTAACTG ATATGGTGAGCTTCTACACTCTGCCATCTACGGTGATGCATCACCCGGTTCATAGGACCCTGAAGGCGGCCTATTCCTTCTACAATGTGTCAGTGGGCACACAGTGGGTGGACCTGATGGGTGATGCGCTCATATCTGCCAAAAAT gCTGGTTTTGATGTATTCAATGCATTAGATCTGATGGAAAATAAGGAATTCCTAGAaccattgaaatttggaattggGGATGGAAACCTCCAGTACTATCTCTACAATTGGAGATGCCCATCTATAGCACCAAACAAg atTGGCCTTGTACTTCAATGA